In Drosophila teissieri strain GT53w chromosome 2R, Prin_Dtei_1.1, whole genome shotgun sequence, the following proteins share a genomic window:
- the LOC122615285 gene encoding PDZ and LIM domain protein Zasp isoform X11, whose product MAQPQLLQVKLSRFDAQPWGFRLQGGTDFAQPLLVQKVNAGSLSEQAGLQPGDAVVKINDVDVFNLRHKDAQDIVVRSGNNFVITVQRGGSTWRPHVTPTGNVPQPNSPYLQTVTKTSLAHKQQDSQHIGCGYNNAARPFANGGDGGVKSIVNKQYNTPVGIYSDESIAETLSAQAEVLAGGVLGVNFKKNEKEYQGDRSEVLKFLREEETGQSTPEPHSPANFYWTQSHAIGGNERRTPLHHQHQQDERIGLPLQSNTLAPEAPHRPSLPVAPKDSAEQPRQDQQEQPDPRIIVLPICPGLQGPEYKAEMEAAAAALATDQDGRPRPLAASGHPACQLCGVGIVGVFVRIKDKNLHVECFKCATCGTSLKNQGYYNFNNKLYCDIHAKQAAINNPPTGTEGYVPVPIKPNTKLSASTISSALNSHGYGGNSNGYSNGNSTPAPAPVASSQATATVATVAPTAATAAAAATPQAATATDSPVARASSSDNMSAYAADEPSSIYGQISADSVAIAPPPPQPPTAGGGDQPFEYVTLTGNVIRSVQAPGKGACPGYKVNQGYARPFGAAAPKSPVSYPPQQQQQSPRPAPGGQNPYATLPRSNVGQQGRNVRYQQQQQQQQQYNNQQKQQYRNSYPMGSNYSTPSQSPYITSNTNSYSNSNTNNNNNNNNYSSYYNNNNNVYRAPGSANAPAPAPAPSAAPIRATAPFKAPIVPKSVIANAVNAAAPPAPAVFPPDLSDLNLNSNVDNSPGAGGKSAGAFGATSAPKRGRGILNKAAGPGVRIPLCNSCNVQIRGPFITALGRIWCPDHFICVNGNCRRPLQDIGFVEEKGDLYCEYCFEKYLAPTCSKCAGKIKGDCLNAIGKHFHPECFTCGQCGKIFGNRPFFLEDGNAYCEADWNELFTTKCFACGFPVEAGDRWVEALNHNYHSQCFNCTFCKQNLEGQSFYNKGGRPFCKNHAR is encoded by the exons GTGAACGCCGGCAGCTTGTCCGAGCAGGCTGGCCTCCAGCCCGGCGATGCGGTGGTCAAGATCAACGACGTGGACGTCTTCAATCTGCGGCACAAGGATGCCCAGGACATTGTGGTGCGCTCCGGCAACAACTTTGTCATCACAGTGCAGCG CGGTGGCTCCACCTGGCGGCCGCATGTGACACCGACTGGCAATGTGCCGCAGCCCAACTCGCCGTATCTGCAGACGGTGACGAAGACCTCTCTGGCTCACAAACAACAGGACAGCCAGCACATCGGCTGTGGCTACAACAACGCGGCCCGTCCCTTC GCCAACGGCGGCGATGGCGGCGTGAAGAGCATTGTCAATAAACAATACAACACCCCGGTTGGCATTTACAGCGATGAATCTATTGCGGAAACACTCTCGGCCCAGGCGGAGGTTTTGGCTGGCGGTGTGCTCGG CGTCAACTTCAAGAAGAACGAGAAGGAATACCAGGGCGATCGCTCCGAGGTGCTGAAGTTCCTGCGCGAGGAGGAGACCGGCCAGTCCACTCCAG AACCACACAGTCCCGCCAATTTCTACTGGACACAGAGCCACGCCATCGGCGGCAACGAGCGCCGCACTccactgcaccaccagcatcagcaggaTGAGCGGATTGGGTTACCATTGCAGTCGAATACCCTGGCGCCGGAGGCGCCACACAGGCCCAGTTTGCCGGTGGCCCCGAAGGATAGCGCGGAGCAGCCCAGACAGgatcagcaggagcagcccgATCCGCGCATCATTGTGCTGCCCATCTGCCCCGGCCTCCAGGGGCCCGAGTACAAGGCCGAAATGgaggcggcagcggcggcactGGCCACCGACCAGGATGGACGACCACGTCCATTGGCCGCCAGCGGACATCCGGCCTGCCAGCTGTGCGGCGTGGGCATTGT TGGCGTTTTCGTGCGCATCAAGGATAAGAACCTGCACGTGGAGTGCTTCAAGTGTGCCACGTGTGGCACCTCGCTGAAGAACCAGGGCTACTACAACTTCAACAACAAGCTCTACTGCGACATCCACGCCAAGCAGGCCGCCATCAACAATCCCCCCACCGGCACCGAGGGCTACGTCCCCGTCCCCATCAAGCC CAACACCAAGCTGAGTGCCTCCACCATCTCGTCGGCCTTGAACTCGCACGGTTACGGTGGCAACTCGAACGGCTACTCCAATGGAAACTCCACCCCTGCTCCGGCACCG GTTGCAAGCTCgcaagcaacagcaacagtagcaACAGTAGCACCAAccgctgcaacagcagcagcagcagccacaccccaagcagcaactgcaacagatAGCCCAGTTGCAAGAGCATCATCATCAGACAATATGTCCGCCTACGCGGCAGATGAGCCCTCTTcgatttatggccaaattAGCGCCGACTCGGTGGCAATAGCCCCCCCGccaccacaaccacccaccgccgGCGGGGGCGATCAGCCCTTTGAGTACGTCACGCTCACCGGCAACGTCATCCGCAGCGTGCAGGCTCCCGGAAAGGGGGCGTGCCCCGGCTACAAG GTGAACCAGGGCTATGCTCGTCCGTTCGGTGCCGCCGCTCCCAAGTCGCCGGTGTCGTatccgccgcagcagcagcagcagtcgccgCGTCCCGCTCCCGGTGGCCAGAACCCGTACGCCACCCTGCCCCGCAGCAATGTGGGCCAACAAG gtcGTAATGTAAGgtaccaacaacagcagcagcagcagcagcaatacaACAatcagcagaagcagcagtaTAGGAACTCTTACCCCATGGGATCTAATTATAGCACCCCGAGTCAGTCCCCCTACATCACCTCCAACACCAACAGctatagcaacagcaacaccaacaacaacaacaacaacaacaactataGCAGCTactacaacaataataataatgtgtaCCGAG CTCCAGGATCAGCAAATgctcccgctcctgctcctgctccatcGGCAGCTCCAATCAGAGCTACAGCTCCATTCAAAGCACCGATTGTTCCAAAATCGGTGATAGCGAACGCCGTCAATGCCGCTGCTCCGCCTGCGCCCGCTGTCTTTCCGCCAGACCTGAGCGATCTGAACTTGAACTCTAATGTGGATAATTCCCCAGGTGCCGGAGGAAAGAGCGCTGGCGCCTTCGGAGCCACCTCGGCGCCCAAGAGGGGCAGGGGTATCCTGAACAAGGCGGCCGGACCCGGAGTGCGCATCCCACTGTGCAACAGCTGCAATGTGCAGATCAG AGGACCCTTCATCACGGCATTGGGCCGCATCTGGTGCCCGGATCACTTCATCTGCGTGAACGGCAACTGCCGTCGTCCGCTGCAGGACATTGGCTTCGTCGAGGAGAAGGGCGATCTGTACTGCGAGTACTGTTTCGAGAAGTACCTGGCGCCCACCTGCAGCAAGTGCGCTGGCAAGATCAAG GGTGACTGTTTGAATGCCATTGGCAAGCACTTCCATCCGGAGTGCTTCACCTGCGGCCAGTGCGGCAAGATCTTTGGCAACAGGCCCTTCTTCCTGGAGGATGGAAACGCGTACTGCGAGGCCGATTGGAACGAGCTGTTCACCACCAAGTGCTTCGCCTGCGGCTTCCCCGTGGAAGCTGGCGACAGATGGGTGGAGGCCCTCAACCACAACTACCATAGCCAATGCTTCAACTGCACG TTCTGCAAACAGAACCTGGAGGGCCAGAGCTTCTACAACAAGGGCGGACGTCCCTTCTGCAAGAATCATGCGCGCTAA
- the LOC122615285 gene encoding PDZ and LIM domain protein Zasp isoform X4 produces the protein MAQPQLLQVKLSRFDAQPWGFRLQGGTDFAQPLLVQKVNAGSLSEQAGLQPGDAVVKINDVDVFNLRHKDAQDIVVRSGNNFVITVQRGGSTWRPHVTPTGNVPQPNSPYLQTVTKTSLAHKQQDSQHIGCGYNNAARPFANGGDGGVKSIVNKQYNTPVGIYSDESIAETLSAQAEVLAGGVLGVNFKKNEKEYQGDRSEVLKFLREEETGQSTPAFGNSHYEHDAPQQQQHQLQQPQQQYNQHQQHYHQQQQQQQQQQQSSATRHVSAPVNSPKPPSTGGLPTGQNICTECERLITGVFVRIKDKNLHVECFKCATCGTSLKNQGYYNFNNKLYCDIHAKQAAINNPPTGTEGYVPVPIKPNTKLSASTISSALNSHGYGGNSNGYSNGNSTPAPAPVNQGYARPFGAAAPKSPVSYPPQQQQQSPRPAPGGQNPYATLPRSNVGQQGGEAVEELQPEFEEEDCFEMDIEVALAASRQSQRGSSFTWPPPQDDSHLAPTAAPLYIPPPETQHVVVANPVQEVPPLPPGGATARLDPQPQVGASANGAPQWQSYSAPQLTTASARQLAEQESSSDSYTSTSTTTTTTSEEYQRMYAAQVQAYQMQEQSGSEFDYQVDYGSTQDSMQDYPSGRRSAQECVDSLAVPLSTYKLVDMVREVTPSPVTTPTQTPAPAPAAPATRRVVFNDEPEIKELPQLPVELETISEASEAGEDREGLVIEQRCQILESERKFQPTPEIKIEIAPVRQIPPTKIPNPMPKEWINPMIRVLTTAPEVPFHLVECPFPRPCGDDFEAEAAAAEAAKAREIPAPPPPPVSSAQPAINPVEPSPAPLRESPPRGSRLTQAMVTAPEFELKFAPPADQGIPLPEETEPYMPPPIDTKPYLREDYRPKSPFVSALTTAPDRPFEGHFDKDVPIHMIDLPTPKEHLSMCDALCTAPERGYTPLNPENAMHRVDEEQKQQELKKREFQVLDHEEELGIRPEPPQSVEFYETRRDQPRKSSAFAAMQAFQPSREPLSSNTVSNAGSVADTPRASIVSALKEETDLEYQKYLKAQQRNQKRLDYFHQKEEELSGLQGQQLTQLQRELSSQQQSLLSQQQLQQSKLLQLQQCVQSQELQQQMQHLTQKAQQQPPQQQLQQQRGSQQQQHSQVTQRTQQQQQQVSQQVTQQQQQQQEHSLLSQSTLAETQTLQANAQSQSSASYSSKATACSNSSSTVPPATTSTAFAPAPAPAPAPAPAPVPTSTPVRPSAFAVQSSYCGSQFDAHELIEETVEELEHSPVLFPPPSPLSHLTKHGKAVQSGLHKADSIPKYQRNWTVLPTQSPIRTPEPQELRENVPLAFVDAPKAPVTSDSSTVHRPIAQVAAPTTVVAPSREREKERRPQLSVPIIVEDRSGPVTMAFQPLDELVRPDQALTPTRPYTPSLTNKPAPIVPFYQTEEKLVFEECSATHARNYNELNASPFPDRTRSPAPGPPPNPLNAIRAPRMREPEPKSNILSVSGGPRLQTGSITTGQSYQGQLLAHSEQSSQSASQSFSQQPERITDQRVGNLNIQQREQSSQLQQQAQSQTQSQTRSQVGNTQIERRRKVTEEFERTQSAKTIEIRTGSQSVSQSRGQSQSISQAQSQAQAQCQNQSDTERRSSYGKTGFVASQAKRLSCMEEEISSLTSQSQAISARASALGEGCFPNLRSPTFDSKFPLKPAPAESIVPGYATVPAATKMLTAPPPGFLQHQQQQQQQQQRSAFSGYQATTSSVQQSSFASSSKATTSSLSSSSASASASASASASVARSSQSLTQASAITTTTNNQATTAYRSSNGSITKPNLASRPSIASITAPGSANAPAPAPAPSAAPIRATAPFKAPIVPKSVIANAVNAAAPPAPAVFPPDLSDLNLNSNVDNSPGAGGKSAGAFGATSAPKRGRGILNKAAGPGVRIPLCNSCNVQIRGPFITALGRIWCPDHFICVNGNCRRPLQDIGFVEEKGDLYCEYCFEKYLAPTCSKCAGKIKGDCLNAIGKHFHPECFTCGQCGKIFGNRPFFLEDGNAYCEADWNELFTTKCFACGFPVEAGDRWVEALNHNYHSQCFNCTFCKQNLEGQSFYNKGGRPFCKNHAR, from the exons GTGAACGCCGGCAGCTTGTCCGAGCAGGCTGGCCTCCAGCCCGGCGATGCGGTGGTCAAGATCAACGACGTGGACGTCTTCAATCTGCGGCACAAGGATGCCCAGGACATTGTGGTGCGCTCCGGCAACAACTTTGTCATCACAGTGCAGCG CGGTGGCTCCACCTGGCGGCCGCATGTGACACCGACTGGCAATGTGCCGCAGCCCAACTCGCCGTATCTGCAGACGGTGACGAAGACCTCTCTGGCTCACAAACAACAGGACAGCCAGCACATCGGCTGTGGCTACAACAACGCGGCCCGTCCCTTC GCCAACGGCGGCGATGGCGGCGTGAAGAGCATTGTCAATAAACAATACAACACCCCGGTTGGCATTTACAGCGATGAATCTATTGCGGAAACACTCTCGGCCCAGGCGGAGGTTTTGGCTGGCGGTGTGCTCGG CGTCAACTTCAAGAAGAACGAGAAGGAATACCAGGGCGATCGCTCCGAGGTGCTGAAGTTCCTGCGCGAGGAGGAGACCGGCCAGTCCACTCCAG CATTCGGCAACAGCCACTACGAGCATGATgcaccacagcaacagcaacatcaacttcaacagccacaacagcaatacaaccaacaccagcaacactatcaccagcaacagcaacagcaacaacaacaacagcaatcaaGCGCCACTCGCCATGTCAGCGCCCCCGTGAACTCCCCCAAGCCCCCGAGCACCGGCGGACTCCCAACTGGCCAGAACATTTGCACCGAGTGCGAGCGCCTCATTAC TGGCGTTTTCGTGCGCATCAAGGATAAGAACCTGCACGTGGAGTGCTTCAAGTGTGCCACGTGTGGCACCTCGCTGAAGAACCAGGGCTACTACAACTTCAACAACAAGCTCTACTGCGACATCCACGCCAAGCAGGCCGCCATCAACAATCCCCCCACCGGCACCGAGGGCTACGTCCCCGTCCCCATCAAGCC CAACACCAAGCTGAGTGCCTCCACCATCTCGTCGGCCTTGAACTCGCACGGTTACGGTGGCAACTCGAACGGCTACTCCAATGGAAACTCCACCCCTGCTCCGGCACCG GTGAACCAGGGCTATGCTCGTCCGTTCGGTGCCGCCGCTCCCAAGTCGCCGGTGTCGTatccgccgcagcagcagcagcagtcgccgCGTCCCGCTCCCGGTGGCCAGAACCCGTACGCCACCCTGCCCCGCAGCAATGTGGGCCAACAAG GTGGAGAGGCTGTGGAGGAACTGCAGCCGGAGTTCGAGGAGGAGGATTGCTTTGAGATGGACATCGAGGTGGCCCTGGCCGCCAGTCGCCAATCGCAGCGTGGCTCTAGTTTCACCTGGCCACCGCCGCAGGATGACAGCCACTTGGCGCCCACCGCAGCACCACTCTACATCCCACCGCCGGAGACGCAACATGTGGTGGTTGCGAATCCGGTGCAAGAAGTGCCTCCACTGCCACCTGGAGGAGCAACTGCTCGACTAGATCCGCAGCCTCAAGTCGGAGCCTCTGCCAACGGAGCTCCTCAGTGGCAGAGTTACTCCGCTCCACAACTAACCACCGCTAGTGCCCGCCAGTTGGCGGAGCAGGAGTCTAGCTCGGATAGCTATACATCCACGTCGACCACCACGACCACCACTTCGGAGGAGTATCAGCGAATGTACGCAGCCCAGGTTCAGGCCTACCAAATGCAGGAGCAATCTGGCTCGGAGTTCGATTACCAGGTGGACTACGGCAGCACCCAGGACTCCATGCAGGACTATCCGTCCGGCAGGAGAAGTGCCCAGGAGTGCGTGGACTCCCTAGCTGTGCCCTTGAGCACCTACAAACTGGTTGATATGGTAAGGGAGGTGACACCCAGTCCCGTGACCACTCCCACTCaaactcctgctcctgctcctgctgctcctgcgaCTCGTCGCGTTGTGTTCAACGATGAGCCCGAGATCAAGGAGTTACCCCAACTACCCGTGGAACTGGAGACCATATCGGAAGCCTCCGAAGCTGGAGAGGATCGCGAGGGTCTCGTGATCGAACAGCGGTGCCAGATCCTGGAGAGTGAACGCAAGTTCCAGCCCACACCCGAGATCAAGATCGAGATCGCCCCGGTGCGCCAGATACCTCCGACCAAGATTCCCAACCCAATGCCCAAGGAGTGGATTAATCCCATGATTCGAGTGCTGACCACGGCCCCGGAGGTTCCCTTCCACCTGGTGGAGTGTCCTTTTCCCCGGCCCTGTGGTGATGACTTTGAAGCAgaggccgccgccgccgaggcTGCCAAAGCCCGGGAGATTCCcgcacctcctcctccaccagtTTCTTCTGCTCAACCGGCAATCAATCCAGTTGAACCATCACCTGCTCCCTTGCGGGAATCTCCTCCCCGAGGATCCCGACTCACCCAAGCCATGGTTACTGCTCCCGAGTTCGAGCTCAAGTTCGCCCCTCCCGCTGACCAGGGCATCCCACTTCCAGAGGAGACCGAGCCCTATATGCCACCACCCATTGACACGAAGCCCTATCTGAGGGAGGACTACCGACCCAAGTCACCATTTGTGAGTGCCCTCACCACCGCTCCCGATCGTCCCTTCGAAGGCCACTTCGACAAGGATGTGCCCATCCACATGATTGACCTGCCCACCCCCAAAGAGCACCTGAGCATGTGTGACGCCCTGTGCACCGCCCCCGAACGTGGTTACACTCCCCTGAATCCCGAGAATGCGATGCATCGCGTAGACGAGgagcaaaagcagcaggaaCTCAAGAAGCGTGAATTTCAGGTGCTGGATCACGAGGAAGAACTGGGCATCCGCCCGGAGCCCCCGCAGTCCGTGGAGTTCTACGAAACGCGCAGAGATCAGCCGCGGAAATCCTCCGCCTTTGCGGCCATGCAAGCATTCCAGCCATCCCGTGAACCCCTGTCCTCGAACACGGTTTCGAATGCTGGAAGTGTGGCCGACACCCCAAGGGCCTCGATTGTGTCTGCGCTGAAGGAGGAAACCGATCTGGAGTACCAGAAGTACCTCAAGGCCCAGCAGCGCAACCAGAAGAGATTGGACTACTTCCACCAGAAAGAGGAGGAGCTCTCGGGCCTCCAGGGCCAGCAGCTGACCCAACTCCAGAGGGAGCTCTCCAGCCAGCAACAGAGTCTGCTCAGCCAACAGCAATTGCAGCAATCCaagttgttgcagctgcagcagtgcGTCCAGAGCCAAGAGTTGCAGCAACAGATGCAGCATCTCACCCAGAAGGCACAACAGCAACCTCctcagcagcaactgcaacagcaacggggttcccaacagcagcaacactccCAAGTAACCCAAAGAacccaacagcaacagcaacaagtgTCCCAACAAGTCacccaacagcaacaacaacaacaagaacactCTCTGCTCTCGCAATCCACACTCGCCGAGACCCAAACCCTTCAGGCCAATGCCCAATCTCAGAGTTCCGCTTCCTACAGCTCCAAAGCGACTGCTTGCTCTAACTCCTCTTCCACAGTCCCACCTGCCACCACCTCTACCGCTTTCGCACCTGCTCCAgccccagctccagctccagctccagctccagttcccACCAGCACACCTGTCCGCCCATCAGCTTTTGCTGTACAAAGTAGCTACTGCGGAAGCCAGTTCGATGCCCACGAACTGATCGAGGAGACCGTCGAGGAGCTCGAGCACTCGCCGGTCCTGTTCCCGCCGCCCTCCCCGCTGAGCCACCTGACCAAACATGGCAAAGCCGTACAGTCCGGCCTCCACAAGGCGGACAGCATCCCCAAGTACCAGCGCAACTGGACGGTGCTGCCCACCCAGAGTCCCATTCGCACACCGGAACCGCAGGAGCTGCGCGAGAACGTGCCGCTGGCATTCGTGGATGCCCCGAAAGCACCCGTTACCAGTGACTCCTCCACTGTACATAGACCCATAGCCCAGGTGGCTGCGCCGACAACTGTGGTCGCTCCTTCCCGGGAAAGGGAGAAGGAGCGACGGCCCCAGCTGTCGGTGCCCATTATTGTTGAGGATCGATCGGGTCCAGTAACGATGGCTTTCCAACCGCTAGACGAACTGGTGCGACCGGATCAGGCCCTGACGCCCACCAGGCCGTACACCCCGTCGCTGACCAACAAGCCGGCGCCCATTGTGCCCTTCTACCAGACGGAGGAGAAGCTCGTCTTCGAGGAGTGCTCGGCCACCCATGCCAGGAACTACAACGAACTGAACGCCTCGCCTTTTCCAGACAGAACACGTTCTCCGGCTCCGGGACCACCGCCCAATCCGCTGAATGCCATTCGAGCGCCGAGGATGCGGGAACCGGAACCCAAGTCCAATATTCTGTCCGTGTCTGGAGGTCCCCGCCTGCAGACGGGCTCCATAACCACCGGTCAGAGCTACCAGGGACAACTTCTGGCCCACTCCGAGCAGAGTTCCCAGTCGGCCAGCCAGAGCTTCAGCCAGCAACCGGAGAGGATTACGGACCAGAGGGTGGGCAACCTGAACATCCAGCAGAGGGAGCAGTCCtcccagctgcagcagcaagcCCAATCGCAGACCCAGAGCCAGACACGCAGCCAGGTGGGAAACACCCAAATTGAGAGACGTCGCAAGGTCACCGAGGAGTTCGAGCGCACCCAGAGTGCCAAGACTATTGAGATCCGAACTGGCTCGCAGTCCGTCAGTCAGTCAAGGGGCCAGTCGCAGTCCATCAGCCAGGCCCAGAGCCAGGCTCAAGCCCAGTGCCAGAATCAGTCGGACACAGAACGTCGCTCGTCGTACGGCAAGACGGGATTCGTGGCCAGTCAGGCGAAGCGTCTGTCCTGCATGGAGGAGGAGATCAGCAGCTTGACCAGCCAGTCGCAGGCTATCAGTGCCCGCGCCTCTGCGCTCGGAGAGGGCTGCTTCCCCAACCTGAGATCGCCCACCTTCGACTCGAAGTTTCCACTCAAGCCGGCTCCCGCGGAGTCTATAGTTCCGGGCTATGCAACTGTACCGGCGGCCACCAAGATGCTAACGGCACCACCACCGGGCTTcctgcagcaccagcagcagcaacagcagcagcagcaaaggtCTGCCTTCTCGGGCTACCAAGCCACCACTTCATCGGTGCAGCAGAGCTCCTTTGCGAGCAGCTCGAAAGCCACCACCTCATCGCTCTCATCctcatcagcatcagcatcagcatctgcttcagcatcagcatccgtCGCGAGATCGTCGCAAAGTCTAACCCAAGCTTCTGCTATTACTACTACCACTAATAACCAGGCCACCACGGCCTACAGGAGCAGCAATGGCAGCATTACCAAGCCTAATCTGGCCTCGCGGCCATCCATCGCTTCCATCACAGCTCCAGGATCAGCAAATgctcccgctcctgctcctgctccatcGGCAGCTCCAATCAGAGCTACAGCTCCATTCAAAGCACCGATTGTTCCAAAATCGGTGATAGCGAACGCCGTCAATGCCGCTGCTCCGCCTGCGCCCGCTGTCTTTCCGCCAGACCTGAGCGATCTGAACTTGAACTCTAATGTGGATAATTCCCCAGGTGCCGGAGGAAAGAGCGCTGGCGCCTTCGGAGCCACCTCGGCGCCCAAGAGGGGCAGGGGTATCCTGAACAAGGCGGCCGGACCCGGAGTGCGCATCCCACTGTGCAACAGCTGCAATGTGCAGATCAG AGGACCCTTCATCACGGCATTGGGCCGCATCTGGTGCCCGGATCACTTCATCTGCGTGAACGGCAACTGCCGTCGTCCGCTGCAGGACATTGGCTTCGTCGAGGAGAAGGGCGATCTGTACTGCGAGTACTGTTTCGAGAAGTACCTGGCGCCCACCTGCAGCAAGTGCGCTGGCAAGATCAAG GGTGACTGTTTGAATGCCATTGGCAAGCACTTCCATCCGGAGTGCTTCACCTGCGGCCAGTGCGGCAAGATCTTTGGCAACAGGCCCTTCTTCCTGGAGGATGGAAACGCGTACTGCGAGGCCGATTGGAACGAGCTGTTCACCACCAAGTGCTTCGCCTGCGGCTTCCCCGTGGAAGCTGGCGACAGATGGGTGGAGGCCCTCAACCACAACTACCATAGCCAATGCTTCAACTGCACG TTCTGCAAACAGAACCTGGAGGGCCAGAGCTTCTACAACAAGGGCGGACGTCCCTTCTGCAAGAATCATGCGCGCTAA